A stretch of Balaenoptera ricei isolate mBalRic1 chromosome 9, mBalRic1.hap2, whole genome shotgun sequence DNA encodes these proteins:
- the LOC132372068 gene encoding protein preY, mitochondrial-like codes for MPRGVCGRLASALRGTRARPPAVAQRCVHASVSRPSPEQSERTREPPRAFDPALLEFLVCPLSKKPLRYEASTNELINEELGIAYPIIDGIPNMIPQAARMTHQNKKQEETEQR; via the coding sequence ATGCCGCGCGGAGTTTGCGGCCGGCTCGCCTCAGCGCTGCGGGGGACACGCGCACGGCCGCCCGCGGTCGCCCAGAGGTGTGTGCACGCGTCGGTGTCGCGGCCGTCCCCAGAGCAGAGCGAGCGGACGCGGGAACCGCCCCGCGCCTTCGACCCAGCGCTGCTGGAGTTCCTGGTGTGCCCGCTCTCCAAGAAGCCGCTCCGATACGAAGCATCGACAAATGAACTGATTAACGAAGAGTTAGGAATAGCCTATCCAATTATTGATGGGATTCCTAATATGATACCACAGGCAGCTAGGATGACACATCAAaataagaagcaagaagaaacgGAGCAGCGTTAG